AAAGGCCCGTAAAGAAGCGTTTCCTTGCCCCGGGCGGCCAAAACCTCCACCGGCATGCAACCTTCGAAGTGAATTTGTTTTTCAAAGGACTTTAAAGGCACCCTCTCCGCTTTAAGCAATGCTTCGTAAAAAACATCGTATTCTTCCCGGGTCATGGGACAGTTCAGGTAGGCTTCTTCCCCTTTGCCGTAACGTGACGCCCGGAAGATTTTGGTCATATCCAAAGACTCCAGAGTTACAATGGGAGCTGCCGCATCGTAAAAGTAAAGGTATTGTTCACCTGTCAACCTGGCAATTTCCTGTGACAACGCCTCTGACGTCAGGGGGCCGGAAGCAATAATAACGATCCCCCGCTCCGGCAACCTGGTTACCTCCTGGCGGTGTACCGAAACCAGCGGGTGTTGTTCCAATCGTTCGGTAATAAATTTAGCAAACCCTTCCCGATCCACGGCCAGGGCACCGCCGGCCGGTACCCGTTGAGCGTCCGCCGCTTGAATAATTAAGGAATTCAACTGCCGCATTTCTTCCTTTAATAAACCTACCGCGTTTTCCAGAGCAGCAGCTCGCAGGGAATTGCTGCACACCAGTTCAGAAAAATACGGGGTGTGGTGGGCAGGCGGATACTTGTAAGGTCTCATCTCGTAAAGATCAACAGCTACACCGCGGCGGGCTAACTGCCAGGCCGCTTCTGATCCTGCCAGGCCGGCCCCGATAACCGTAACCCTGTTTTCTGTCATTACTGATTAGCCTCCTGTTAAGCCGGTAATGTAAATATTAGCGTTAACCATAAAACCGAAACCGTCAATCTGCAGTTGCAAATAATGACAAATCTTGATTTCCCTTTTGTTCCTGTCTAAGCACCTTCTGTATGTTTTATGATCCCCGCCGAATTTGTCAATGCGCCGGAAACAGCACTTGTCGAGCGAAGCGAAGGGAACCGTTGGGGTGGCGCCCACAGGATGTGGGCGCCGGCCGATCCGGGGCGGGTGGGCCGCCGGCGTTCCCAGTGGGGACCGCAGCAAATTACAGTGCTGTCGGGGAGCTAAAAAGGTTCATTAACCCCGTAATATTTATCAACACTCTGGTTTAACTTTTGTTAAAAGTCTTTACTTTTTACTTGCTTTCTTTTTAACTGCGGCTGCCCTCTTGGGCGTACCGCTCCTGTTACCTTGAGAGGGACAGTCTTCATTGACACACTGCAAGTTTTTTTCCTTGCCGCGGCTTGTTTTTTCCACCATCATGGCATGGCAATGAGGACACTTTTCATTGGTAGGCGTATCCCAGGTAACAAAGTCGCAATCCGGATACTTGCTGCAACCGTAAAATTTACGGCCCTTTTTGCTGCGCCTTAATACCATTTCACCTTCGCAACGGGGACACTTTACCCCGGTTGGTTCAAGCAACGGCCTGGTATTGCGGCATGCCGGGAAACCCGGACAGGCCAAAAATTTACCATAACGTCCTAATTTTATTACCATCTGCCTGCCGCATTGCTCACAAATCTCGTCGGTTACTTCATCAGCAACCTCAACTTTACCAATCTGCTCCTCCGCCGTTGCCAGGGTTTTGACAAAGGGCCGGTAAAATTCTTGTAAAACACCGGACCACTGTTGCTCACCTTCAGCTATGCGATCCAGCTTTTCTTCCATTTCGGCAGTAAATTCAATATTTATTATCTCGGGAAAATATTGCTTCAGCAGCTCTACCACAATCATCCCCAGCTCGGTGGGGTAAAACTGTTTATTTTCCCTTACCACATAACCGCGTTTTTGAATGGTTTCCACAATAGGCGCATATGTGCTGGGACGCCCAATTCCTTTTTCTTCCAAAACCTTGACCAGCGTGGCATCTGTATAGCGGGGCGGCGGTTGGGTAAAGTGCTGTTTTGGTGTAAGAGTTTTAGCCTGCAGTTTATCCCCCTCAGCCAGTTCAGGCAACAATTTTTCTTCTTCCTTAACCCCGTCATCATTGCCTTCAATATAAACCTGCATAAAACCCGGAAATTTGACAATCGAACCGGCAGCCCGGAAAACATAATCCCCGGCGGCAATATCTATGCCGGTGGTATCTATCAGCGCCGGCGCCATCTGGCTGGCTAAAAATCTGGACCAGATTAATTTATATAGTTTGTATTGATCGTTGGTCAAAAATCCCTTAACAGACTCCGGATCCCGGTAAACCGAGGTGGGGCGAATAGCCTCGTGGGCATCCTGCACCTTGCCTTTGCCGGCAGCCTGCCTTGGCTGCTGCGGCAAGTAAGCCGGGCCAAACCTTTCATTAATAAATTTTCTTGCTTCTTGCACAGCGGTTTCAGACACCCTGGTGGAGTCGGTACGAATATAAGTTACCAGACCTACCGGTCCTTCCTTGCCCAACTCTAAACCTTCATAAAGCTGTTGAGCCACTACCATGGTTTTACGGGAGGTAAAGTTCAACTTTCTGGATGCTTCCTGCTGCAGAGAGCTGGTGGTAAAAGGAGCTGCCGGATGACGCAGCTTTTCCTTGCGGCTTACGCTGTTTACCCGGAAAGACGCTCCCTTAAGATCAGCTAAAATTTGCTCCATGGCTTCCCGGTTGGCAATGTGGATTTTTTGATTCCGGTACTTATGAAGTTTTGCCTCAAAGGGAGATTTCCCCGACTTAACAAATTTGGCGGTGAGGCTCCAGTATTCTTCAGGCACAAAAGCTCGGATTTCTTCTTCCCGGTCGCAAATTAACCGCACCGCCACTGATTGTACCCGGCCGGCAGACAAGCCTTTCTTTACTTTACGCCAGAGCAACGGGCTCAGGTTGTACCCTACCAGGCGGTCTAAAATTCTTCGGGCCTGCTGGGCATTCACCCTGTCCAGGTCGATGGGGCGCGGCTGTTGAACCGCCTGTTCAATGGCTTTGGGAGTTATCTCATTGAACTCAATCCGGCAGGGACTGTTTTCGTCAATATCTAATAATTTAGTTAAGTGCCAGGCAATCGCCTCCCCTTCACGGTCAGGGTCAGAGGCCAACAGCACGCGATCCGCCTTTTTGACAGCGGCACGCAAGTCTTTGATAATATCCCCCTTGCCCCTGATGGCAATATACTTGGGCGCAAAGTTGTTTTCCACATCCACACCAAACTGGCTTTTGGGGAGATCACGCAAATGTCCCATGGAAGCCTTTACTGTATAGTTTCTGCCCAGATATTTGCCAATGCTTTTTGCTTTGGCCGGTGATTCTACTATTACCAGTGTTTTACTCAATCAATACACCCCATTTACGAAAGCCTGTGCTCATGCTCTCATCAGTAAGGGTTGGCTTATTTTTGAAACTATTATTACCTTCCCTTACTTCTTTTACAATGTATCAGAAGTTATATCCTTTTAGAACAATAACTGTTACAGTCCGGCTGCCGCATACATTTTCCCCGGCAGCATCCGGGCTAACCCCCGCAGCTCCAGGACGGTGAGGGCCGCTGCCACCTGGCCGGCTTCTAATCGACATGCCGCAACAATTTCCTCCATCGACTGGGGCAGATGAGTTAAAGCATGCAACACCTTTATTTCCAAACCGGTTAGATCATATGCAGCCAAACTCTTTGGGGCCTGCCCCAGGGACAGATCCCCCAGGCCCAACTCCTCGCA
This window of the Desulforamulus hydrothermalis Lam5 = DSM 18033 genome carries:
- the trmFO gene encoding FADH(2)-oxidizing methylenetetrahydrofolate--tRNA-(uracil(54)-C(5))-methyltransferase TrmFO → MTENRVTVIGAGLAGSEAAWQLARRGVAVDLYEMRPYKYPPAHHTPYFSELVCSNSLRAAALENAVGLLKEEMRQLNSLIIQAADAQRVPAGGALAVDREGFAKFITERLEQHPLVSVHRQEVTRLPERGIVIIASGPLTSEALSQEIARLTGEQYLYFYDAAAPIVTLESLDMTKIFRASRYGKGEEAYLNCPMTREEYDVFYEALLKAERVPLKSFEKQIHFEGCMPVEVLAARGKETLLYGPLKPVGLIDPGTGKRPYAVVQLRQDNAAGTLFNLVGFQTNLKWGEQQRVFRLIPGLEQAEFVRYGVMHRNTYINSPVLLKPTLQMKQHETIFFAGQITGVEGYVESAAAGLIAGINAARLQKGQKLPVFPAETAHGALINYITTACSGNFQPMNVTFGLFPELPVRLKGKKERGQAQAARALQKLKEWSVAEQI
- the topA gene encoding type I DNA topoisomerase yields the protein MSKTLVIVESPAKAKSIGKYLGRNYTVKASMGHLRDLPKSQFGVDVENNFAPKYIAIRGKGDIIKDLRAAVKKADRVLLASDPDREGEAIAWHLTKLLDIDENSPCRIEFNEITPKAIEQAVQQPRPIDLDRVNAQQARRILDRLVGYNLSPLLWRKVKKGLSAGRVQSVAVRLICDREEEIRAFVPEEYWSLTAKFVKSGKSPFEAKLHKYRNQKIHIANREAMEQILADLKGASFRVNSVSRKEKLRHPAAPFTTSSLQQEASRKLNFTSRKTMVVAQQLYEGLELGKEGPVGLVTYIRTDSTRVSETAVQEARKFINERFGPAYLPQQPRQAAGKGKVQDAHEAIRPTSVYRDPESVKGFLTNDQYKLYKLIWSRFLASQMAPALIDTTGIDIAAGDYVFRAAGSIVKFPGFMQVYIEGNDDGVKEEEKLLPELAEGDKLQAKTLTPKQHFTQPPPRYTDATLVKVLEEKGIGRPSTYAPIVETIQKRGYVVRENKQFYPTELGMIVVELLKQYFPEIINIEFTAEMEEKLDRIAEGEQQWSGVLQEFYRPFVKTLATAEEQIGKVEVADEVTDEICEQCGRQMVIKLGRYGKFLACPGFPACRNTRPLLEPTGVKCPRCEGEMVLRRSKKGRKFYGCSKYPDCDFVTWDTPTNEKCPHCHAMMVEKTSRGKEKNLQCVNEDCPSQGNRSGTPKRAAAVKKKASKK